The genomic interval AAGGGACACAGAATGGGACACGGCCACGTGTGTGTCGCAGTTTCCCGCTTTAATGCCACGGCCCCGCTGCCGCCTCGGCCCGCAGGATCCGCAGCAGCGCGGCGTGGACGCCCTCGTCCATGAATCCCTGCGGAGGAAGGAGTGTGGCTTTTGCCGGGATCCCACCCAAAACTGTGTCCCCACCCCGCCACCCCCCCCCAGAGACCccgggcagggccagggggtcccacctgggcagcctggaggaggtggCTCCGGTACACGGCCACGGTGTCCcggtgctgcttctgctggacCTGGGCGGacacagggtggcactgggtgactCGGAGTGACAAGAGGCTACAAAGGGTGACACGGTGTGACACCGGGCTCTGTCctcacctccagctgcagctggagccgGGCGCTCCGGCCCCGCAGCCCCAACACCTCGGCCGAGAGTTTCTCTGtctccaccagcagctgcttcagctgaGGGGGCAAAATcaggggcagatttggggggcTGGTGGGGGTTGGTTGTtctcagcacccccagagcccccttggtccctgccagcccccaaGGTCCTGCTCAGTTCTCCCCTGAATCCATGAGGTGCCCCCaaaatggggctgggagggggagcaggatggggatggggtgggatgggaatggggacagtgAGAAagggatgatgatgatgatgatgatgatgatgatgaagatgatgatgatgatgatgatgatgatgatgatgatgatgatgatgatggaaagaggactgggaatgggatgggaaaggCATGGGGATGGAtatgggaggaagaggaagatgggaAGGGGTCAGCGATGGAGACAAGGATGAGAGGAAGACGAAGACCAGAATGGGTCAGcgatggggacaaggatggcAGGAGGATGATGACGGGAATGGGACTGGTGCTGGGAAGGTCCCGTCCCCGTCCCCAGCCCGTCGCTCACCTTCCCGTCCTTGTCCCGGCAGGCGCGCTCCAGCCGAGCCGCGCGCTCCcgcagcactgccaggctcctctccagcccctccgCCGTCTCCCGCAGCTCCCGCAGCTCCCGTTCCCGCCCGGCCGCCTGCTcctcggccgccgccgccgcctcccgccaCCGCTCCACCTCCGAGCCCGGCGGGACACCGGCGGTGCCGCTCTCCGGGCCCTGCGCCGCTCCCGGTTCTCCCGGTATCCCGCCCTCCCCGTCGCTCCCGGGGGTTTCTCCGGCCTCTCCCTCCATCTCCGTGATGAGCTGCAGGGCCTCGTGCTGGGACCGCACCAGCGCGTCCAGCCGCCGGTGTAAATCCCGGAGAATCCCGGCCCCGGCGTCGCCGCCCGCCTCCCGCACCCGCGCTCCCAGCCCGTCCCGCAGCTCCCGCAGCTCCCGGCGCAGCCGCCACGCCTCGTCCCGCTTGCCGGGATCCCGCAGCTCccgcagctcctgctgcagccgctcccgctcccggcccAGCCGCGCCAGCTCCACCAGGAGCTTCCCGTTGCCCTCccgcagctccagcagctccttctccatccTCCCGCCCTCCCTCGGGATCTCCTCCCGGTGCTTCCCGCCCGGAGCAGGCTCCGTGCCGTTCACCGAGCACCGGCGGAGcttttccagcaggatttgggatccctgcagcatcctggcGTGGAtctggtcctgctgctccagcgcctgctccagccccgccgccagctgctcccaggcgGGCTCGGCCCGGAGGGAACGCTCTGCTTCCCCACGCAGCTCCCGGCCCCGGGACAGGGCTCCGGCCTTCGCTTCCCGCATTTTGGAGcactcctctcccagccagGCCAGGAACGGGATCAGCGCCGGAGCCTCGGCGCTGCCGTGTCCTCCTTCCCACTCTTCGTCCCTCGTCCTCTTCCTCAGCTCCGCCACGCGCCGGgccaggagctccaggcaggCGCCgtcatcctcctcatcctcctcatcctcacccgC from Haemorhous mexicanus isolate bHaeMex1 chromosome 31, bHaeMex1.pri, whole genome shotgun sequence carries:
- the ANKRD35 gene encoding ankyrin repeat domain-containing protein 35, with amino-acid sequence MKRMFSCSSSQVTMESWTRQDQKLLEAVTRGDVARVAALAARKAARPAKLNARGQSALHLAAAGGLTECLTLLLEHGAPVNESNDDGSTALHLATIACQPQCVKVLLQHGANERHVDGQNRTPLHWAASSGCASSVLLLCDHEAPLDVPDAHGQTPLMLAAQGNHVAVCAQLLRRGAEPGLADRDGRTALELALAHGSLEVAELLQGHKRDKDTGNVTRNVTGEAPSWALQKVPRRENGAGQVGIQGEEEEEEEEQRDGRAARRLREELARKTLECRRLEEAAEGIRRRLRELVRLLPGRDAGEDEEDEEDDGACLELLARRVAELRKRTRDEEWEGGHGSAEAPALIPFLAWLGEECSKMREAKAGALSRGRELRGEAERSLRAEPAWEQLAAGLEQALEQQDQIHARMLQGSQILLEKLRRCSVNGTEPAPGGKHREEIPREGGRMEKELLELREGNGKLLVELARLGRERERLQQELRELRDPGKRDEAWRLRRELRELRDGLGARVREAGGDAGAGILRDLHRRLDALVRSQHEALQLITEMEGEAGETPGSDGEGGIPGEPGAAQGPESGTAGVPPGSEVERWREAAAAAEEQAAGRERELRELRETAEGLERSLAVLRERAARLERACRDKDGKLKQLLVETEKLSAEVLGLRGRSARLQLQLEVQQKQHRDTVAVYRSHLLQAAQGFMDEGVHAALLRILRAEAAAGPWH